The sequence GGTCGCAACTCTTTTGGAGGCGGTCCACGGTCGTCCGATAGTTTCGCCGCCGGATCCAGCCTAGCATCCGGCCGTTGATTTGTCCATACCCTGAGTTGGTTTGTCTATCGGTTTTCGACGCCCGCTGGCGATCGGGTGAGGTAGACTTGAGGCAGACAGTGCATTCATCAGAAAAGGAGCAGACGATGTCGGAGAAGCTGGCGATCGACGGCGGGCAGCCCGCGTTGACGGAGGCGATGCGGGGCCGGGTTCCGAAGTGGCCGGTGGTCAATGGGGCCACGGCGGAGCGTCTCAAGGAGGTTTACCTGAGCGCGGAGTGGTCGTTTAACGGGGCGTACGAGCAGCAGTTCGGGGCTGAGTTCGCCCGCTATCACGGGGCGGATCGCGGCGTGCTGATGGTCAACGGCACGGTGACGCTGGAGTGCGCGTTGGCGGCGTTGGGCGTGGGACCGGGCGATGAGGTGATCGTTCCGGCATTGACGTGGATGGCCACGGCGATGGCGGTGCTGTACGTGGGGGCGACGCCGGTGTTCGTGGACATCGAGCCGGACACGCTGTGCCTCGATCCGGCCAAGACCGCGCGGGCGATCACGCCGAAGACGAAGGCGATCATCCCGGTGCATTTGTACGGCTCGATGGCGGACATGGAGGCGTTGGGCGACCTGGCTCGTCGCAAGGGTCTGGCGATTATTGAGGACTGCGCCCACGCCCACGGCGGCGTGTGGGCGGGCCGGGGTGTCGGGAGCATCGGCCAGGTAGGGTCATTCAGTTTTCAGCAGTCCAAGACATTGACCTGCGGTGAAGCGGGGGCGTGCATCACGAGCGACGCGGTGCTGGCTGAGCGGCTGTACCGGCTCAAGCACATCGGGTACGACTTGGGCAGCGCCCAG is a genomic window of Phycisphaerae bacterium containing:
- a CDS encoding DegT/DnrJ/EryC1/StrS family aminotransferase, with the protein product MSEKLAIDGGQPALTEAMRGRVPKWPVVNGATAERLKEVYLSAEWSFNGAYEQQFGAEFARYHGADRGVLMVNGTVTLECALAALGVGPGDEVIVPALTWMATAMAVLYVGATPVFVDIEPDTLCLDPAKTARAITPKTKAIIPVHLYGSMADMEALGDLARRKGLAIIEDCAHAHGGVWAGRGVGSIGQVGSFSFQQSKTLTCGEAGACITSDAVLAERLYRLKHIGYDLGSAQGKAQSSPPAGLICHNYRATEFQALILLDGLKDLRAQTEKREASAAYLRELTAEIPGVEVQARGRRADVQGYYVLMFLFDLKQFGGVSLGRVMEVLQAEGIGIGGTYGPVYRHALWNVGSSGYRIAEGGCPVCEEACANRGAGMLHHWLLGDRELMEGIAKGIMKAQHQLSRNAE